TCCACGGCACGCCGTGCTTCACGGCCTCCGTGCCCAAAGAGGCCGCCCCGCCCGAAGGACTGGCGCGCGAGACCCTCGTGCCCATGCGCGGGACCAAGCTGCCCGATGATCTGCTCTCGCTCGGGGGCATGGCCATGCAGGCGCTCTGGTGGCAATCCACGAGCGGCTTCTGCCCGCGCTGCGGAGAGGCCGCCGTGCGCATCGAGGGGGAATGGGGCAAGCGTTGCCCGCGCTGCCGCTACGAGCACTATCCGCACCTCCATCCCGCCGTCATCATCCTGGTCCGCGACGGCAACCGCGTCCTCCTCGCGCGCAAGGCGGAGTGGGCGCCGGGGCGCTACGCCCTCGTGGCGGGCTTCGTCGACAACGGCGAGTCGCTGGAGGGCGCGGTGGCCCGCGAGGTCAAGGAAGAGGTCGGCGTCGACGTGAAGGACATCCGCTATGTGGGCAGCCAGAACTGGCCGTTCCCGAGCCAGATCATGCTGGGCTTCGTCGCGACCTACGCCGGAGGCGAGGTGCGGGTGGACCCCTCCGAGCTCGAGGATGCCCGCTGGTTCCCCTGCGATCAGCTCCCCAACCGGCCCTCGCGTCACAGCATCGCCGGCTTCATCCTCAGCAACTACGCCAAGCCGTCATGAACATGACCCCCTGCCCCCTGATCTACTCAGCCCTCGTC
The sequence above is a segment of the Candidatus Methylomirabilota bacterium genome. Coding sequences within it:
- the nudC gene encoding NAD(+) diphosphatase, whose product is MGQAFEPAKSGGGTPEPKGYWLLVQDQDLLVVQDGGAFRLPEGTLPAGLESVVTEPLWLGTLHGTPCFTASVPKEAAPPEGLARETLVPMRGTKLPDDLLSLGGMAMQALWWQSTSGFCPRCGEAAVRIEGEWGKRCPRCRYEHYPHLHPAVIILVRDGNRVLLARKAEWAPGRYALVAGFVDNGESLEGAVAREVKEEVGVDVKDIRYVGSQNWPFPSQIMLGFVATYAGGEVRVDPSELEDARWFPCDQLPNRPSRHSIAGFILSNYAKPS